Proteins encoded by one window of Papio anubis isolate 15944 chromosome 7, Panubis1.0, whole genome shotgun sequence:
- the TM2D3 gene encoding TM2 domain-containing protein 3 isoform X2, protein MAGGVRPLRGLRAVCRVLLFISQFCILSGGESTEIPPYVMKCPSNGLCSRLPADCIDCTTNFSCVYGKPVTFDCAVKPSVTCVDQDFKSQKNFIINMTCRFCWQLPETDYECTNSTSCMTVSCPRQRYPANCTVRDHVHCLGNRTFPKMLYCNWTGGYKWSTALALSITLGGFGADRFYLGQWREGLGKLFSFGGLGIWTLIDVLLIGVGYVGPADGSLYI, encoded by the exons ATGGCAGGTGGGGTGCGCCCGCTGCGGGGCCTCCGCGCCGTGTGTCGCGTGCTGCTCTTCATCTCGCAGTTCTGCATTCTATCGGGCGGTG AAAGTACTGAAATCCCACCTTATGTGATGAAGTGTCCAAGCAATGGTTTGTGTAGCAGACTTCCTGCAGACTGTATAGACTGCACAACAAATTTCTCCTGTGTCTATGGGAAGCCTGTCACTTTTGACTGTGCAGTGAAACCATCTGTTACCTGCGTT GATCAAGACTTCAAATCCCAAAAGAACTTCATCATTAACATGACTTGCAGATTTTGCTGGCAGCTTCCTGAAACAGATTACGAGTGTACCAATTCCACCAGCTGCATGACGGTGTCCTGTCCTCGGCAGCGCTACCCTGCCAACTGCACGGTGCGGGACCATGTCCACTGCTTGG gtaaccGTACTTTTCCCAAAATGCTATATTGCAATTGGACTGGAGGCTATAAGTGGTCTACTGCTCTGGCTCTAAG CATCACCCTCGGTGGGTTTGGAGCAGACCGTTTCTACCTGGGCCAGTGGCGAGAAGGCCTTGGCAAGCTCTTCAGCTTCGGTGGTCTGGGAATATGGACGCTGATAGATGTCCTGCTAATTGGAGTTGGCTACGTTGGACCAGCAGATGGCTCTTTGTACATTTAG
- the TM2D3 gene encoding TM2 domain-containing protein 3 isoform X1, with amino-acid sequence MAGGVRPLRGLRAVCRVLLFISQFCILSGGEQSQALAQSIKDPGPTRAFTVVPRAAESTEIPPYVMKCPSNGLCSRLPADCIDCTTNFSCVYGKPVTFDCAVKPSVTCVDQDFKSQKNFIINMTCRFCWQLPETDYECTNSTSCMTVSCPRQRYPANCTVRDHVHCLGNRTFPKMLYCNWTGGYKWSTALALSITLGGFGADRFYLGQWREGLGKLFSFGGLGIWTLIDVLLIGVGYVGPADGSLYI; translated from the exons ATGGCAGGTGGGGTGCGCCCGCTGCGGGGCCTCCGCGCCGTGTGTCGCGTGCTGCTCTTCATCTCGCAGTTCTGCATTCTATCGGGCGGTG AGCAATCGCAGGCGCTGGCTCAGTCAATAAAGGATCCGGGCCCAACACGCGCATTCACAGTAGTTCCCAGGGCAGCAG AAAGTACTGAAATCCCACCTTATGTGATGAAGTGTCCAAGCAATGGTTTGTGTAGCAGACTTCCTGCAGACTGTATAGACTGCACAACAAATTTCTCCTGTGTCTATGGGAAGCCTGTCACTTTTGACTGTGCAGTGAAACCATCTGTTACCTGCGTT GATCAAGACTTCAAATCCCAAAAGAACTTCATCATTAACATGACTTGCAGATTTTGCTGGCAGCTTCCTGAAACAGATTACGAGTGTACCAATTCCACCAGCTGCATGACGGTGTCCTGTCCTCGGCAGCGCTACCCTGCCAACTGCACGGTGCGGGACCATGTCCACTGCTTGG gtaaccGTACTTTTCCCAAAATGCTATATTGCAATTGGACTGGAGGCTATAAGTGGTCTACTGCTCTGGCTCTAAG CATCACCCTCGGTGGGTTTGGAGCAGACCGTTTCTACCTGGGCCAGTGGCGAGAAGGCCTTGGCAAGCTCTTCAGCTTCGGTGGTCTGGGAATATGGACGCTGATAGATGTCCTGCTAATTGGAGTTGGCTACGTTGGACCAGCAGATGGCTCTTTGTACATTTAG